The Pseudomonadota bacterium genome has a window encoding:
- a CDS encoding VOC family protein yields the protein MKVKKIDHICIAVKNLEEAKKIWEPILGKPKPDDAYVDEPEKIRVARYWVGEVGFELMESTTPDGDVAKFIEKRGEGIMIISFNVDNTREAMAELKEKEYPFIGGARPFRDCEFAFIHPKKVNGVLLELIDYKWEEFKK from the coding sequence ATGAAAGTTAAAAAAATTGATCATATCTGTATTGCAGTGAAAAATCTGGAAGAAGCAAAGAAAATCTGGGAACCTATTTTAGGGAAGCCAAAACCTGATGATGCATACGTCGATGAGCCTGAAAAAATCCGGGTGGCACGATACTGGGTAGGTGAAGTGGGTTTTGAACTCATGGAATCGACTACACCAGACGGAGATGTGGCGAAGTTCATCGAAAAGAGGGGCGAAGGCATAATGATAATCAGCTTCAACGTAGACAATACACGGGAGGCAATGGCTGAATTAAAAGAAAAAGAGTACCCTTTTATTGGTGGAGCCAGGCCATTCCGTGACTGTGAGTTTGCCTTTATTCACCCAAAAAAGGTAAATGGTGTATTACTCGAATTAATAGATTACAAGTGGGAAGAATTCAAAAAGTAA